The region CAGCTAGAGCTGAGAAATTAGCAGTAATTAAGAAACCAACATCTTTGAGGTGAAATCTTGAAAATGTTTCCTAAGAGTCAGCATAAAGAATaatatgtatctatatctatctatatctataattTAATATTCTGATCAAACTAGGTCAATATCACTTCCTAGTTTTTGTAAttgtttttagtttagttttccataAAATCTTTTAAGTCAGTATTccatataaaaaaagaaatctgctgATATTTCTGCTAAAGTTCCATTAAGTATATAGGTGAACTTAGGAAGAATTCACCTTTTGTGATGCTGTCTCTTGCTTCCCAAGAATGATGTGACCTTTTATTTGCTCtgcattctctccctctctcccttccctccccttttatTCCTTAGGTTTATTGAGGTGTTTTATCATATGGATTTTGATAGGTATATACTCAGCCAACCCTaaccttttttttcattttactttcatttttgttgtttgttttgagataggacttcactgtgtaacagccttggctgtactggaactttgTTCTGtaaaccagattggccttgaactcagagatccacctgcttctgtctgtcaAGTGCTGGGCTCAAAGATGTACACTACCACAGTCAGCTCTAACTATCTATTCTGCGGGGCTCTTCAGACATGTGAACAACTATTAGCAAATAATAATTTCACCTCATTTTTCCAGTATTTACTACCCCTAATTTGAAGGTGCTTATTGTCTATGCACTTGGAGTTGTGTAGAGTACAACTCAGATACAGCCTGTAATATTCATCAtgatctttctccttttttatttatgtgctcgcctatatgcatgcacatgcatacaggtgcctgaggaggctggaagagggtatcagaactcctagaattggagttacaggaggttatgacctgggtgctggaaaccaaatcctGATCCTCTTCAAGAGTACCGAGTGCGCtcaacgactgagccatctctccagcacacccTTTTTTAATACATAGTTCAGGCTGGGGATATATCAAAATAATCAAATACTTGATAAGCATGTGCAAAGCTAGTACTATTATCTCTTAATAAACAGCAGCACAGGGactaagaaaatagaaagtaGGATATGGAATCATAATTTTTAAGCTAGTAAAATAATACATACCTCATGTCAAAAATACAGATGATAAGATGGAAAGTGTCAGCAAATACTATACCATTTAAATCCATCCACCAATTTTATTGTGTGCAGGAAGTGTCAGAACCAGTTCCCTTGGATACTGAAGGACACTGTAAGTGCAAAGAACCTAGGTGGATTTGGGCTGCATGTAATGTGGTGGCCACACCCCATCTGATAAGCTCTCCAGTACATCCTTGCCTCTTCCCTATGGTAGTTACAGCCTAAGGGTAAAACAGAATGCAAAGAAATGCTCAGCTTTTTTCAGCTATGAAAATACTGAAGGACTGATCCACTTTCCATTCAGATTCTTGCATCTCAGAGGTCTTGAGTTTGCACCCTCTAGTTTTGATCCTATACAATTGGGGTCACATCTGAGTCTTAGGCCACATTACCTGCAGGCCACTTCTGCTACTTGGGACTCATACGGCACTAAGTACCTAGCCTTTCACAAGTCTTGGCTTCCTCTCTACTAAGTCAGGAATTACAGTGATCTCATGGTTGttaggaagagaggaaaagctCCTGGTAGATGGGAAGTacttctcccagccttctctatCCTTAGCCTGGTCTCAAACCTGATCAGGTCACAGCAAATCCCCAAGGCTTTCAGGAGGCCAGACCATACAGCAGTTTTTGGAAGGCTGGGACAAGCTTAACACTCACCTAGGATTGAGAAATTGACCTCTTCCTTCCTAGGTGCCCTCTCTAATCCTGAAGTCTTCAGATATGGGATAGAAATCTATGAAGCCTACAAGAAGACAGCTCTGCCCAGTGACATACTTGAGGAGCAGAGAAAGGTGAAAGAAGCTGATCTAGTGATATTTCaggtttgttttttccttatattAATGGATTAGATTCATCCTATGAACAAACACTTGAACATTACATTTGGAACTAGTGTTTTTTAACTATGTTTGCAGTTATTTGAAATACCTTTCCTGTTACAAGTCTAATTAGAATACTTTCCTACTTTgataaagagattttttaaaaatatttatttatttattatgtatacaatattctgtctgtgtgtatgcctgtaggccagaagagggcaccagacctcattacagatggttgtgagccaccatgtggttgctgggaagtgaactcaagacctttggaagagtaggcaatgctcttaccctctgagccatctctccagccccgataaaGAGATTCTTATAATCAGTGTTACTCACAACCCTAAGTCAGTATCAATCAAAAATGTACTCATTGGCCCAGTGGTCCCAGAAGCATCAGAATCATGGCAGTCTTTCTGCTTTCAACCTCCCAAGGCCCCTGTCCCAGATATGCCAGCTAGCTGGGAAGCAGATTTCTCTGCACAATAGTTTATCAAGGCAGTTTAGGCCAACTCTTGCATTAAATTCCTTACCATTAACAGCACAACCTTGTTTCCATCCTCTAATTAGCTACTACATACATActaatgagcacacacacacacacacacacaccacagattgGAATATATATCTGCTACAGAAGGAACTAGGCCTATAGACTGACTTCCAGAAGCACTAACTCAATCTGGCCACTCCAACCAGCACTGGACAGGGTACAGTTAACATATATTCATAATCTAGGCAGTCAGGTAAGTGTGTGATTCCAAAGAATTGTTGCACTGTTGGAAATCCAAGTCAACTCAACAGGAAGAGGGGCTAAGTATATAAGGGCTCTGCTCACTTGAGTCCTCTGAGCAAGAATAGCCATGGCAGCACTTCTGGAGTGTTTTTGCTTTCCCCAGATTTCCATCATGCAAGGACTTCACTAACCAAAAGTCTGTTTTCTTGCCTATCTTAgtttgggttactattgctgtgatgaaacaccatgaccaaaagccaggttgggaaggaaagggtttatttggcttacacttccacattcaTAGTCCACCACAGAAGGAagccaggataggaactcaaacagggtgagaacctggaggcagatgatgatgcagaggccatggagtattgcttcttggcttgctcagtctttcttacagaatccaggatTACCAGCCCACAGTGGCATCACCTACAATGGGCTGAGACCTCTAcatcaattgctaattaagaaaatgccccacaggcttgcctgcagcatgatcatatggaagcattttcttaattaggctccctcctctcagatgactttagctgtgtcaagttggcataaaacttcCTCACTGCCTACTCTGTGGCTAGCATAAGGAACTGTCATCAGGAGACAGTCACCAGACTAGCAACTCAACCATAGTCAGCTCTACCCTTCATCCCACTGTACCCATGTTGTGCCCTACCTTTGCCTGTTGGATGTCCTGGGAGAAGAGGTCAGTGGGACTAAAGTATGAATCCCGAGACAGAGCAGTTTCTGCTTGTTGTTCCATCCCCAGTTCCCACTATACTGGTTCAGCGTTCCAGCAATCCTAAAAGGCTGGATGGACAGGGTGCTGTGCCAAGGGTTTGCCTTCGACATTCCAGGCTTTTATGACTCCGGTTTTCTCAAGGTATGTTCTCTGGGGATAAGGATCAGTATGAATCCTTCCAGGGGGAGGAAGGTGAGGGCATCTATCAACTTATATTTCTAGTTTGCATATTTGTATAAggtaagtaaatatttattaagcacttAATGTATGCACAGCACACTTCATGGATGATAAGTACACCCTTTTTTAAACTCAGGGCTTTTTGATAGCGAGGGATATGCATCTACACTAATCTTCACACAGGCAAAAGAAGTATGGGGCTGGGTACTGCGCAAGCGTGAAATGGGTAATGGCATGGACGGTACTGTTTTCAGCCCCAGCCTTGGCTGGTCTTATACTAGTTTACACTTTTGGGATCCACATGCCCACACTGATTTGGGGGATAATCACACACCTCCTGTATTTTAGAAGAGGGAGTGAGAAACCTGCTAGGTACCATGCATAGCATCTGCAAATGTCTTACTGAGAGAACTTCCTACTaagaaaatggctttaaatcCTAAAAACTTCAAAACTTAAGTGTTTATGAGGAAAATGACTCAAGTAACCAAGATACTGGCCATCATTGCATGATCATCCTGTGTGAGATTCACTCACTTTCCCATCAGCCCTGAGGTCAGTATCTCAGTTCTCTTGGGGTCTCTGCAACCTAGTTTCCTCCAGAAGTCTTACATGTTAGAAGTTTGATATTCACTTATCCCTTTGCTGCCTGCTCTGTCCCCATCCCTGTTAGGGAATTAGCTATCACCTTTAGATGGGTGTGTGGGACATGGGGGGATTATATTTGTCTACCTGGAATGAACCTGACTTTAGGCTCCCTTCTAACCACCATAAACTCCTGTATAACATCAAAGGAGCACTGTTTTCTATTCTGGCAACCACATGATGCATTTACTTTCTTCCCTGCCTGCAGGGTAAATTAGCCCTCCTTTCCTTGACCACTGGAGGTACAGCTGAGATGTACACAAAAGCAGGTGTCAGTGGAGATTTCCGGTACTTCCTATGGCCACTCCAGGTAAACAGGCCCTGTGGGCCTTCTCTGCTTTCCTCACACGCTGAACTCTCCCCATCTCCACTGcaccttacacacacatacaccatgtaAGCTTGACACTCCATTTGACTCCCAGCTAGATagagaaaataataacattttatccttatttttttaaatcagtagtAGTTTAAAGGCTGGCTAAGAAGACAGACAAACAATTTTGATAATGCTTGACCCAAAGTAAAGCCAAACCTGGTTATCCTGTTGTATGCTTTATGAGGATTGTAATAGCCCTGAAGTAGAACCAGGTATGTGGGTATAAATGATGAGCAACACCAAGGCCTGGAGAGCCCTCCCCAGACTTACAATACTCTATGAAGCTAGCACCACCATTAGCCTTGGTTAGAGGTACTGTAGACCCCGCGATCTGAACGGCTTCACTTGGGCCTCTAACACCCTAGACAGAAGAGTGACTAAAGAACAGCCATCTACTAAGAAGGGCGAtggcagagtgagttccagcaggCTAGGATATTCATATGCATGGAACTCCCCAGTGAGGGAAAGAGAACAAGAGGCAGACTTCAGCGCCAAGACTCCTAGGAGACCTGGGAAGCTAAATGGATGTGCTCTTCCATATGATGAGGAGAGATACCTGTCTAGGTGTGAGGAAGGCTGGTACCTAATAGCTGGAGTGATTGCTTTGGTGAATGTAGACATTATGGACACAAGATGCAGGTTCTGTGGTAGAACAAGTGCTGAGTGTACACAAAGCCTTGAGTTTGAGCTCCAGCTCCCCATAAGCTAGTTGTGGTAGTGCATACCCATAATCaccacttgggagatggaggcaggaggaccagaagttcagggtcatcctcagctacacaagtTTGAGGCCCACCTGAGATATaagagtccttgtctcaaaataataaataaaaatgaggaatTGTCCCTTTTCTTTCTAGGTTCAGAATCTTACTCCCTGTTTCTATTGAGATGTTAGCATTTTTAACTGATTTGTCAGCTCTCTGTGTTAGTGAATTATCCTATTATATGTTTGCAAAAGAGTTTCTTTTATATGGATATAGTTAAGTTCACTCCTTGTCTTTGTTGTTTGCTCTCGAGTGAGTTAcagatgtgtatatgtatgtgcgaATGCACTTGCCCATGCATATGTGAATGCTACAGGTCAATTTCAAGTATCTTCCTtgatcactttccaccttatattttgagattacATCTCTCACTGTTCCTGGTGCTTGCTGATTTGGCTAGCCTGGGTGCCCAGTGagccctgggatctgcctgtctttgtcccTCTCCCCACatatactggggttacagatcCATGCTGATTGCTAGGGTTCAGAACTCAGGGCCTTAtccttgcacagcaagcatttaaCCATCTGCACCGTCTCCCTAGCCCACTGTTACCCTTTTAAATTCAGTCACCTAAAAGTTCCTTTTGTATTTGTGACAGCTACTGTTCTCTCCCTGCCCTGCTTCCACCTAGTCCATTTGTTGAGTTCTTCTACTGATATAattgatgttttaaaatttaatttattttttaaattacactaTTTGTTGTAGCAGAGGAGAGATGTCCATGCCACAGCAtcccatggagatcagaggacaattttcaggagttggttatcttcttctaccatgtaggtcctgaggatcaaacttaggtcatcacaGACTTGGCAGCCTGTACCCTTAGCCACTGAAACATTTTACCAAccccataaattatttttataaaaatttattttatgtgttttatgtatttagttttatgtgtgttttgcctgcaagcatgtgtgcacatcacatgtgtgcagtgcccactgaGAACAGAAGGGAGTATTTGaacctctgggactggagttacagagaggtGTGAACCACATGTGGGTCCAGTAACCAAACTCTGGTTACCAACAAGagtagaaagtgctcttaactgttgggctatttctccagcctccaATAGTGTATTTGAAAGAGCTGATTTCCAATAAATGAAATCATGTTATCTGAAGGAAGTAATGTAAAAACATGTATGTAGGTTTTTGTCCTCTAACTCCACCTCTAAGTAATGCTTGGATAAGGATGTAAGTTTTGAAGAGCATCATGCAGAAGACAAAGTGTGACATTTCCAGGGAGAAGTTGGGCTCTTTTCGGAAGATGATTACGATTGGTGGATTAGTGCTGCTACATTAAGGGCAATTGCAAGCTGTGAGCATCCTTCTCTGAAGGCTAGCCATTCTCATACATATCACTGACTAAAAATATGTACTTTACCCCAGTTTACAACAACATGTAGtagaagaaaatgtaaataatataaaatatttttaaagtccacTTAATCTACACCTCCAGAAAGAATTACTTGTAATTTATTTCCTAGTGGCCTAGATAGatccttaaataaaaatatttaccacttgtttattattgttgtaCATAAACGGTATACAAGAAATAGTGCTTAAAATTTGTTTCAATTAACAAGTAGGATCAACAACTTTCTACAGCAGTACATCATAGCTAAAATAACCTCTTGGTACATAGCATTCAAAGTATCAGAATTTGACAAATCCATCAAAACTGTAATGTTTAGTGATGGACTCATTAGTTAAGATCTGTCTTAAATTTCAGCTGCCAGGTCTTCTGTTTATAAGGCACTCTGTCCTGCAACTATCCAGTAATGGGTTGTTTTCAGTTACTTTGTAGCATCTATTTCATGATTTTTGAAGGCTTCTTCACATCATTTCCTCTGTTTAGTAATTTAACTGAGTGTACATAAAGAACGTGGTTAtgatcagttctttcctttctgtcttcagCATGGTATACTGCACTTCTGTGGATTTAAAGTCCTTGCCCCACAGATCAGTTTTGGTATTGACATTTcatcagaagaagaaagaaaagtgatggTGGAATCATGGGCCCAGCGGCTGAAGAACATCTGGAAAGAAGAGCCTATCCACTGCACACCACCTTGGTACTTCCAAGAGTAACATTTTGTGCTCTGAGTACAGCTAACAAGCAGCACAGTGAGAGACCTAAAGCATGAGCAAAGAGAGGTGGTGCGGTGTCCAGAGATATAGTTACCAGTGCCCACCAATGAGTGTCCTCAGTTACATGCAATTAAATCAGATATTTCAATAATCAGCTTGATGCACTGTATTCATTCTGCCTGGTCATTATTCActcattcttcatttctttaatatttcccTAAAATCTCTCATTATTCTCAACCTTCATATATAGTTTTCTAAACATGGAGGtagatttgtttgttgtttcattttgtttaactTGACtgtttccccccacacacaagaaAGATGAGCCCATTTATAGCTAATGTTTTAgtgctaaatttttaaattttttttacctCTGTCTCTTTTTTGTCTTGGGGGTTATTATGATGTTTTAATTGAGTAGCAgtctaattttttattattaaatatatacagtAAGAGTTTTTTATCATTTAGTACATCAAAGCCTTTATAGTATTCTACCACTGTTCACAGAGTGTTATATGAATAACAGTTAATAGTGACCCTGAAAAGTAGGCATAAATATATGAAGACATTTCCTACCCCTCATTGTCATCACTACTGAAGATAAATTAAAAGGACTGAAAAAGTAGGTAGTCTGATCTAGAccttaagagaaaaatgaagatatttcaaaaattaaaaaatatagttttcaATGACTATACATTAATAAAggaatttctttaaattatttatctttttagaaGGACAATaatgcaagaaaaaagaaaggccaaAATGCAGTGGACATGGGGAACAAGGACAGTGGGGAAAATGCTGGCTCTAAGCAAATGATGAGTATGAAATAATAATCTGGTCCAATTCAGTGTGGCGGCTGGAGAGgacaaagagtttattttagcttatggctccagagagaggaaaaagagtctATAATGGCAAGAAAGGCCGGAATGCCTGAAGGAGATGGTtaatcacatacacatgcaggaagtaaagaaagcaagcagaaagGGGACAAGACTATAAACCCTCATGGAAAGTTTGAACCTACAAAGATTCCATAACTTTccaaacagtaccaccaactggggagcaagttttcaaatatatgagcccatggggagatttcacatccaaaccaccacacccatcaGAATACAATAAGTGGCTACCATAAAGACCATGAAGTGtgacttcttttccttttaagtttATTCAACACAAAGCAATCTCCAGCTTCACTGAGGTAGCTGGGGATGTCCATGAACAAAGCTGCCTCTAAACTGGAATTCATTTGCTGAGCCAGCCCCAGCCTCAGTTTTCTTGTCAGCCCCAGAGGGTACAGCACTCCTGTAAGtgcttctgtctgtctcctctcctgtGAATCTTGAAGGTTGCTTACTCTCTAGAGTCTAGAGAACCCTGTAGTTCTCAaactttggcaaacctctatctaggaaaatatttacattataattcataacagtaacaaaagtatagttataaagtagcaatgaatatattttacagTTGGGGGCCATGAGAGCCATGTGGACATATGCAGTCTGTACCACTCCCtgatgccttggtgatgtccttgGACTTTGTTGCCTCAGGACACCATGCTGATGTAAGGGACACTGAGGACCATGAGTGGTCAGTGGTCCTAAAAAAGTCAAGGACCGTGTTGATGTCTATGGTCCATTTTACCACTGAAGCTCACGTGGATGCCCATGGTTTGAGCTGCTGCCTGCAAGTCATGCTAACATTTATGTGTGCAGAAGGCCTGGCCCCATCACTCAATAGCACATCTGCACTCACAcatgtttatacatacatacatacatgctaaataaataaaataaaccccaGTTCTGCTTCAGACTGGCCAGTcctgaaattatatttttgtgtCAAAGCCATAAATCCTAGTTTGGCCTGATTTGAGATCCCTTGAAAGATTAGGGAAACTCCTTGGACAGTAGACTAATGCAATAGAACAGAAGATCCAGAAATAAGCCCAAGCAACTACAACCACTTGATCCTggacaaagaaaaagagggaaattcAGCCTCTGATAGccacatgtagaaaaaaaaactgtatcttcatctatcaccatgcaactTAAATTGTATTAAAGACCTGAAACTATGGAACTATTAAGAGAAACTATCAAGATAAAGgcatagaggctggagagatggttcagcagtttgGGGCTAGTACTGCTCTTAGGGAGGACCCAAGCTCACTTCCTAGCACCCATTTGGGCAGGTCACAGCCACCTATAAACCACTGTACCTtctgctccaggagatccaacacctctgccctccacagacacctgcacacatactcacactttAACTCTTAAAGAATTTAGACATAATAGCTTTCTGAATAAGATTCCAACAGCTCCAGAAATGACAAGATGTGGATTTCAAAAACCAGACTTGTGCCATTTATCTGATAAGGCCACTTGGTCCATGATGTGCCTTGGGCTACAAAAGAGCTCCCCAGAGCAAACAAGTGTGACTGACATTCCTAAAGACTTGGGGCTGTGCATCTGCTGCCCTCTGGTGTCTGTCTGAAGGGAGCCTCAGGTTCATCTACTATGGGCTAAAGAGGGCACAGCAGGGCTACAAAGCCCAGCTCCCCATAGGATAACTCTTACTTCCTGAGGCACCTGTACACATTTGAGTAATGGGTTTCCTTTTTGCAGCTGTATGTCCTGGCATTCAATCTTTCCTCTACCTCTGAGACAGCAACCACAACTGGGCCTTTGGTGATCAATGATATTTATTAAAAGCTAGTTCTAATCAGAGAAATG is a window of Chionomys nivalis chromosome 13, mChiNiv1.1, whole genome shotgun sequence DNA encoding:
- the Nqo2 gene encoding ribosyldihydronicotinamide dehydrogenase [quinone], with the translated sequence MAGKKVLIIYAHQEPMSLNGSLKNVAVEELSKQGCTVTVSDLYAMNFEPRATRNDITGALSNPEVFRYGIEIYEAYKKTALPSDILEEQRKVKEADLVIFQFPLYWFSVPAILKGWMDRVLCQGFAFDIPGFYDSGFLKGKLALLSLTTGGTAEMYTKAGVSGDFRYFLWPLQHGILHFCGFKVLAPQISFGIDISSEEERKVMVESWAQRLKNIWKEEPIHCTPPWYFQE